A window of uncultured Draconibacterium sp. contains these coding sequences:
- a CDS encoding SOS response-associated peptidase: MCYDIKTKVEAALKRARHYGNEEAVQMLIEKFRPFLEDEWFHASGFQHPKLLIYTGDNSEMPIVASWGLIPFWVKNKEQQLDIWNKTINARGESIFEKPSFRTSAQSKRCLIYIDGFFEHHHFRGNAYPFYIQRVDEEPIILGGLWDEWTNKDSGEIVNSFTIVTTKANSLMSKIHNNPKLKEPRMPLILNDISAEEWLKGSANSAKKLIAPAADGVLKAHTVRKLRGKNAVGNSPEAIQEFIYPELKIIA, translated from the coding sequence ATGTGCTACGATATTAAAACAAAAGTGGAGGCAGCCCTAAAACGGGCCAGGCACTATGGCAACGAAGAAGCCGTACAAATGCTGATTGAAAAATTCAGGCCATTTTTGGAAGACGAATGGTTTCATGCATCCGGATTTCAACATCCCAAACTATTAATTTATACCGGCGATAATTCAGAAATGCCCATTGTTGCCAGTTGGGGCCTTATTCCTTTTTGGGTAAAAAACAAAGAGCAGCAACTCGATATCTGGAACAAAACGATTAATGCACGTGGCGAGAGTATTTTTGAAAAACCTTCGTTCCGCACCTCTGCACAATCAAAACGTTGCCTCATTTACATAGATGGTTTTTTTGAACATCATCACTTTCGTGGAAATGCCTATCCTTTTTACATTCAACGTGTTGACGAAGAACCGATAATTTTGGGTGGCCTTTGGGACGAATGGACAAACAAAGATTCGGGGGAAATTGTTAACAGCTTTACCATTGTTACCACAAAAGCCAATTCCTTAATGAGCAAAATTCACAACAATCCAAAGTTGAAAGAGCCGCGTATGCCGTTAATTTTGAACGATATTTCTGCTGAAGAATGGTTAAAAGGATCAGCAAACAGTGCAAAAAAACTAATTGCACCGGCTGCCGACGGAGTTTTAAAAGCACATACGGTACGCAAATTAAGAGGTAAAAATGCAGTGGGCAATTCTCCGGAGGCTATTCAGGAATTTATTTACCCTGAACTGAAAATTATTGCATAA
- a CDS encoding PQQ-dependent sugar dehydrogenase encodes MQSTIHFLRYFVLILILALSMYVTAQDGAVLYGKNCAQCHGADLNGGNAASLIDGIWQFGAEDGYQFRNIKFGIAHLGMPSYQSTLKDDEIRSIMSYMKDKATEIGAQKPPIAKELETLDYKINVEIFAEGLEVPWAIDFINKNTALITERPGRLRVVKNGTLQAEAVKNTPKVLNEGQGGLLDVAIDPDYKDNGWIYLAYSHVLENTGTGDRPGAMTRIVRGKIENNTWTKQEVLFEAPHETYRTTRHHYGCRIVFDPEGYLFFCIGERGYQDMAQDFTLPNGKVHRIFRDGTVPKDNPFYNEANSIKSLYSLGNRNIQGMAIHPETGQLWATEHGPMGGDELNLIEAGKNYGWPVITYGLNYNGSVITEETHKAGMEQPSLYWKPSTAVCGLDFYRGDLFKKWKNKLMVGALKYEQVSLLDIEKDRVMHEEVIVKNQGRVRDVSTGPDGAIYVVLNSPGTVLRLTPKE; translated from the coding sequence ATGCAATCAACAATTCACTTTCTCAGGTATTTTGTTTTGATACTTATTTTAGCACTATCCATGTATGTTACTGCACAGGATGGAGCTGTTTTGTACGGTAAAAATTGTGCACAGTGTCATGGAGCTGACCTAAACGGAGGTAATGCTGCAAGTTTAATCGATGGCATTTGGCAATTTGGTGCTGAAGACGGGTACCAGTTTCGGAACATTAAATTTGGGATTGCGCATTTGGGAATGCCGTCTTATCAATCCACCTTAAAGGACGATGAGATTAGGTCGATTATGAGCTATATGAAGGATAAGGCAACTGAGATTGGTGCACAAAAACCGCCCATTGCCAAAGAGCTCGAAACACTGGATTACAAAATAAACGTTGAAATTTTTGCTGAAGGGCTGGAAGTTCCGTGGGCAATTGATTTTATTAATAAAAATACTGCTTTAATAACCGAGCGTCCCGGGCGATTACGGGTTGTTAAAAACGGGACGCTGCAAGCTGAAGCTGTTAAGAATACACCAAAAGTGTTGAACGAAGGTCAGGGCGGATTGCTGGATGTGGCCATCGATCCGGATTACAAGGATAACGGCTGGATTTACCTGGCTTACAGTCATGTTTTGGAAAATACCGGAACAGGTGACCGTCCGGGAGCAATGACCCGAATTGTACGTGGTAAAATTGAAAACAATACCTGGACAAAACAGGAAGTTCTGTTTGAAGCGCCGCACGAAACCTATCGTACCACGCGTCATCATTATGGTTGCCGTATTGTTTTTGATCCGGAAGGCTACCTCTTTTTCTGTATTGGTGAGCGCGGATATCAGGATATGGCTCAGGATTTTACTCTGCCAAATGGTAAGGTGCACCGAATCTTCCGCGATGGAACAGTTCCGAAAGATAATCCGTTTTACAATGAAGCAAATTCAATTAAATCGTTGTATTCATTGGGTAACAGAAACATTCAGGGAATGGCAATTCATCCGGAAACCGGACAGCTTTGGGCAACAGAACACGGGCCCATGGGTGGCGATGAGTTGAACCTGATTGAAGCCGGGAAAAATTATGGCTGGCCTGTAATAACATATGGTTTAAACTACAACGGATCGGTAATTACGGAAGAAACGCACAAAGCGGGAATGGAGCAGCCCAGTTTGTACTGGAAACCTTCGACTGCCGTTTGTGGCCTTGATTTTTACAGAGGCGATTTGTTTAAAAAATGGAAAAACAAATTGATGGTAGGTGCTTTAAAATATGAACAAGTGAGTTTACTTGACATTGAAAAAGACCGTGTGATGCATGAAGAAGTGATTGTGAAAAATCAGGGGCGGGTACGCGATGTTTCTACCGGACCCGATGGTGCCATTTATGTTGTTTTAAACAGTCCGGGTACAGTTTTACGTTTAACTCCGAAAGAATAA
- a CDS encoding helix-turn-helix domain-containing protein produces MTEKQEKIIQAALQLFAQEGYNATSTSKVAKHAGVSEGLIFRHFKNKEGLLQAILNFGADKLKEIIVDIVLEADPEKVIRKAIELPASVDKSEYDFWKLQYKLKWELEINHDEKMEPLHMALSNAFRKLNYKSPDLEASLIVLYIDGIASSMLKASNLDAESLIQFLCEKYKV; encoded by the coding sequence ATGACAGAAAAACAGGAAAAGATAATTCAGGCTGCCTTGCAGCTTTTTGCCCAGGAAGGTTACAACGCCACTTCAACCAGCAAAGTTGCAAAACATGCAGGTGTTTCCGAAGGTTTAATATTTCGGCATTTTAAAAATAAAGAAGGTTTGTTACAGGCAATACTGAATTTTGGCGCCGATAAGCTGAAAGAAATTATTGTGGACATTGTGTTGGAAGCCGATCCGGAGAAGGTGATCAGAAAAGCGATTGAACTGCCGGCCAGTGTTGACAAATCTGAATATGACTTTTGGAAACTGCAGTATAAATTAAAGTGGGAGCTCGAAATAAATCACGATGAAAAAATGGAACCTCTGCACATGGCACTTAGCAATGCATTTAGGAAACTCAATTATAAATCACCGGATTTGGAGGCCAGTCTCATCGTTCTTTATATTGATGGAATTGCTTCTTCCATGTTAAAAGCCAGTAATCTGGATGCCGAAAGTTTAATTCAGTTTTTATGTGAAAAATATAAGGTCTAA
- a CDS encoding SDR family oxidoreductase, translating to MKQVALITGASTGIGKELAYIHAENGGDLIVVARSKDKLEALKADLEAKFSIKVMVIAKDMGEASAPREIYDEVKAANINIDILINNAGFGGVGKFHELDYNQHISMINLNVIALTALTRLFVADFVKQNKGKILNTSSTASLMPGPLQAVYFASKAYVTSFSNALWEELRNTNITVTNLMPGATETEFGASSGMDKTVMFKKTASARSVAEDGYRGMMKGKVDVISGLTTAQKIMISLSPLMPKKMRLKTVHKMQEVK from the coding sequence ATGAAACAAGTAGCATTAATAACAGGAGCCTCAACAGGCATAGGCAAAGAGTTGGCATACATTCACGCCGAAAATGGCGGCGATTTAATTGTAGTTGCCAGAAGCAAAGACAAACTGGAAGCCTTAAAAGCAGATCTGGAAGCTAAGTTTTCGATAAAGGTGATGGTGATTGCAAAAGACATGGGAGAAGCTTCGGCTCCCCGGGAAATTTACGATGAAGTAAAAGCAGCAAACATTAACATTGATATACTAATTAACAATGCCGGTTTTGGAGGTGTTGGAAAATTTCATGAACTCGACTACAACCAGCATATTTCAATGATAAACCTTAATGTAATTGCCTTAACTGCACTAACCCGTTTGTTTGTGGCCGATTTTGTAAAACAAAACAAAGGTAAAATCCTAAACACATCGTCAACCGCCAGTTTAATGCCCGGACCATTACAAGCAGTTTATTTTGCAAGTAAAGCGTACGTAACCTCCTTTAGTAATGCGCTGTGGGAAGAGTTACGAAATACAAATATTACGGTTACCAACCTAATGCCGGGTGCAACCGAAACCGAGTTTGGCGCAAGTTCGGGAATGGACAAAACCGTTATGTTTAAAAAAACGGCGTCTGCCCGAAGTGTGGCAGAAGACGGCTATCGTGGTATGATGAAAGGAAAGGTTGATGTGATTTCGGGATTGACCACAGCACAAAAAATTATGATCTCGCTGAGTCCGCTTATGCCTAAGAAAATGCGTTTAAAAACAGTACATAAAATGCAGGAAGTAAAATAA
- a CDS encoding metallophosphoesterase: MRQFIPLIILIIFLGILVSANIYLGRRFAWYFDIRKVWLLYSLFASLTLFMIGGIALFTNSEGSFANIVYSAAAITMGFLLYLVLSAAFVDVLRLVLKLKPFQYGVFTLLLAVFISGFGIWNAVHKRVREVEIPLKGLKHEMTAVQLSDIHIGHFWGVKTLRNIVDKTNALNPDVVFITGDLFDGRIRLNSKNLEPLKKINAPVYFVEGNHDGYSGASEIKKMLRDIDITVLENEVTHFSELQIIGLNHMRADDESMNMHTSSGKPSIKSALNDLNIFSEQPTILLHHSPDGIEYANKHGIDLYLAGHTHAGQLFPMNFIVPLFYKYNKGLYNWNGTQIYVSQGTGAFGPPMRVGTISEITLLKLKPE, from the coding sequence ATGAGACAATTTATACCTCTAATAATCCTGATTATTTTCCTTGGGATACTTGTGAGCGCCAACATTTATCTTGGTCGCCGTTTTGCATGGTACTTCGATATCCGGAAAGTATGGCTTTTGTATTCTCTTTTTGCTTCGCTCACCCTTTTTATGATCGGAGGAATTGCACTTTTTACCAATTCGGAAGGCAGTTTTGCCAACATTGTGTACAGTGCTGCCGCAATCACAATGGGCTTTCTACTATATCTTGTGTTATCAGCAGCGTTTGTTGATGTTTTGCGATTGGTGCTTAAACTAAAACCATTTCAGTACGGAGTTTTTACACTTCTACTGGCTGTTTTTATTTCAGGCTTTGGAATATGGAATGCTGTTCACAAACGCGTGCGCGAAGTAGAAATTCCGCTCAAAGGACTAAAGCATGAAATGACTGCAGTTCAACTTTCCGACATTCATATTGGCCACTTTTGGGGAGTTAAAACGCTACGGAATATTGTGGATAAAACAAACGCACTAAATCCTGATGTGGTTTTTATTACCGGAGATTTATTTGATGGCCGAATACGTTTAAACAGTAAAAATCTGGAACCTTTGAAAAAGATAAATGCTCCTGTTTATTTTGTGGAAGGAAACCACGATGGATACTCGGGTGCAAGCGAGATAAAAAAAATGCTTCGCGATATCGACATCACTGTGCTTGAAAATGAGGTAACACATTTTAGCGAACTTCAGATCATCGGTCTAAATCATATGCGGGCCGATGACGAATCGATGAACATGCACACTTCTTCGGGCAAACCAAGCATAAAAAGTGCATTAAACGATTTGAATATATTTAGTGAACAACCTACCATTTTATTGCACCACAGCCCTGATGGAATTGAATACGCCAACAAACACGGAATTGATTTATATCTTGCCGGACATACACATGCCGGCCAGTTATTTCCAATGAATTTTATTGTGCCGCTTTTTTACAAATACAACAAAGGTTTGTACAATTGGAACGGTACTCAAATTTATGTTTCTCAGGGAACCGGAGCATTTGGGCCACCAATGCGGGTGGGCACCATTAGCGAGATTACTCTTTTAAAACTTAAACCCGAATAA
- a CDS encoding NAD-dependent epimerase/dehydratase family protein yields the protein MNVIITGATGMVGKGVLLECLDHPSVDNILVIGRNRIDVEHPKLKELIHLDFTDFSGIKEQLTNYDACFFCMGISSAGMKEDEYKHITYDYTLSLAKTLVLNNPAMTFNYVSGGGTDSTEKGKVMWARVKGKTENDLLKLGFNQAFMFRPNAIIPLRGIKSKTKLYQFMYDYFMWMIKLMKVISPNSVVNTTQLGIAMINTALKGYKKSIIDPVDIIEPSK from the coding sequence ATGAACGTAATAATTACAGGTGCCACCGGAATGGTTGGGAAAGGTGTTTTACTGGAATGTTTAGATCACCCCTCGGTGGACAATATTTTGGTTATTGGCAGAAACCGCATTGATGTTGAACATCCCAAATTAAAAGAGCTGATCCATCTCGATTTTACTGACTTTTCAGGAATTAAAGAGCAGCTTACAAATTACGATGCCTGCTTTTTTTGCATGGGGATAAGTTCTGCAGGAATGAAAGAAGACGAATACAAACACATTACCTACGATTACACTTTATCTCTGGCAAAAACATTGGTTTTAAACAATCCGGCAATGACTTTTAACTATGTTTCGGGTGGTGGTACCGATTCTACCGAAAAAGGGAAAGTGATGTGGGCCCGTGTAAAGGGAAAAACTGAAAATGATTTGTTAAAACTGGGTTTTAATCAGGCTTTTATGTTTCGTCCGAATGCCATTATTCCATTGCGCGGAATAAAATCGAAAACAAAACTGTATCAGTTTATGTACGACTATTTTATGTGGATGATAAAATTAATGAAAGTAATATCACCCAACTCAGTTGTGAACACTACTCAATTGGGTATAGCTATGATAAATACCGCTTTAAAAGGGTATAAAAAAAGCATTATTGATCCTGTTGATATTATCGAGCCAAGCAAATAA
- a CDS encoding PEP/pyruvate-binding domain-containing protein, producing MIKKILVALYLITCILFIASAKDVPIINYSVDAHGCAQIQVNSSSSNYYILHFRPKLNESVEWAVSIKKGEDGTTTLSEGLKAYPKEHYRVSQHLISEPDDIDGDGLNDMVELADLGKLAPFNSSSAIDILNGTVCIPNREVFEELSYKGEYVSIDIHLKDLEYVKFYILKTAPNKWQVYFMNTVTNRFHLRFAREVKLKNTRRGEVMRGEIVYHPMILSPNGRPGLYRFEFEPNDSYSFDEIEKANEILVRNMPFLKNNWVYYPMHSAAKHKYVAEKALYNNSRVTVLLPFDIEPQTDYLPLNKAEGYGLLKTINSNERPNARDIVIYNTLPNEMPRVGGIITTVPQTPLSHVNLRAIQDKVPNAYIGKATSNQKIKSLMGKYVYYSVNEKGYEIREASQAEVERHYNKLRPTETQYPIRNLSVKKIKSLKNIGFENSSGFGVKAANLSTMLKFDFPEGTTPNGFAIPFHFYDEFMKFNNFYTDLEKMLADTSFLNNYDVQEKMLAAFRDTIKNAPMPKWMMKALDKMHKSFAPGTSVRCRSSTNNEDLPGFSGAGLYTSKTQKPEEGHISKSVKQVYASLWNFRAFDERQFFRIDHFSVAMGVVCHPNYTNEKANGVAVSNDPIYRTQGTYYLNTQIGEDLVTNPEMLSVPEEILLNSDYNDNRGYSIVQTSNLNENGDKILSDKHLDELRKHLTTIQNNFKKLYKASNKGNFAMEIEYKITSDDKLVIKQARPWVGDTMEVPE from the coding sequence ATGATAAAAAAGATTTTAGTCGCACTCTATTTAATTACATGCATATTATTTATTGCTTCTGCCAAAGATGTCCCGATCATCAATTATTCGGTTGATGCACATGGATGTGCACAAATACAAGTAAACTCGTCATCCAGCAATTATTACATTTTACATTTTCGGCCAAAACTGAACGAATCAGTGGAATGGGCTGTCTCGATAAAAAAGGGAGAAGATGGTACAACCACATTAAGTGAAGGATTAAAGGCGTATCCAAAAGAACATTACAGGGTGAGCCAACATTTAATTTCGGAACCGGATGACATTGATGGCGATGGCCTGAATGATATGGTTGAACTTGCTGATTTAGGTAAGTTGGCACCATTTAACTCTTCCTCTGCAATTGATATTTTAAACGGAACTGTATGTATCCCAAACAGAGAAGTTTTTGAAGAACTTTCGTACAAAGGCGAGTATGTTTCTATTGATATTCATTTGAAGGATTTGGAATATGTAAAGTTTTATATCCTGAAAACGGCCCCAAATAAATGGCAGGTATATTTTATGAATACCGTAACAAATCGCTTTCACCTAAGATTTGCAAGGGAAGTAAAGCTTAAAAACACCAGGCGCGGAGAAGTTATGCGCGGAGAAATTGTTTATCACCCAATGATACTTTCGCCCAACGGAAGACCCGGACTCTATCGTTTTGAATTTGAACCTAACGATTCCTATTCTTTTGATGAGATAGAAAAGGCAAATGAAATACTTGTTCGGAATATGCCTTTTCTCAAAAACAACTGGGTATATTATCCGATGCACAGTGCAGCCAAACACAAATACGTAGCAGAAAAAGCACTTTATAACAATTCCCGTGTTACTGTTCTTTTACCATTCGACATTGAGCCGCAAACCGATTATTTGCCATTAAATAAGGCGGAAGGATATGGATTATTAAAAACAATAAATTCGAATGAAAGACCAAATGCAAGAGACATTGTTATTTACAACACGCTGCCAAACGAAATGCCTCGTGTAGGAGGAATCATAACAACCGTTCCGCAAACGCCACTGTCACATGTAAACTTACGTGCTATTCAGGACAAAGTACCCAATGCATACATAGGGAAAGCGACTTCAAATCAGAAGATTAAAAGTTTAATGGGAAAATACGTTTATTACAGTGTAAATGAAAAGGGCTATGAAATACGGGAAGCAAGCCAGGCTGAAGTTGAACGCCATTACAACAAACTTCGCCCCACAGAAACGCAATATCCAATCCGAAATTTATCGGTTAAAAAGATTAAATCCTTAAAAAATATCGGTTTCGAAAATTCGTCAGGTTTCGGTGTAAAAGCAGCTAACTTATCTACCATGCTCAAATTTGATTTCCCTGAAGGCACAACTCCAAACGGTTTTGCAATCCCTTTCCATTTTTATGACGAGTTTATGAAATTCAATAACTTTTATACCGATCTGGAAAAAATGCTCGCCGACACTTCGTTTTTAAACAATTACGATGTTCAGGAAAAAATGCTCGCCGCTTTTCGGGATACGATAAAAAACGCTCCAATGCCAAAATGGATGATGAAAGCACTGGACAAAATGCACAAATCATTTGCTCCGGGTACATCAGTTCGTTGCAGATCGAGTACCAACAACGAAGATCTGCCCGGATTTAGCGGTGCTGGCTTGTATACTTCAAAAACACAAAAACCAGAAGAAGGACATATTTCAAAATCGGTTAAACAAGTGTATGCGAGCTTATGGAATTTCAGGGCTTTCGACGAAAGACAATTTTTTCGAATCGACCATTTTTCGGTGGCAATGGGAGTAGTATGTCATCCGAATTACACCAACGAAAAAGCGAATGGTGTGGCAGTTTCCAACGATCCGATTTACCGAACGCAAGGCACCTATTATTTAAATACACAAATTGGCGAGGATCTTGTTACAAATCCGGAAATGTTGTCTGTTCCTGAAGAGATTCTTTTAAACTCTGATTACAACGACAACCGTGGCTACTCCATTGTTCAAACTTCGAACCTGAATGAGAACGGCGATAAAATACTTAGTGACAAACACCTGGATGAGCTAAGAAAGCACCTGACCACGATTCAAAACAATTTCAAGAAATTATACAAGGCATCAAACAAAGGTAATTTTGCAATGGAGATTGAATATAAAATTACGAGCGACGACAAACTGGTAATTAAACAGGCAAGGCCGTGGGTGGGAGATACAATGGAAGTGCCGGAATAA
- a CDS encoding DoxX family protein — protein sequence MNWKKLFITVFRVAIGWHFLYEGLSKLLATNWSAAGYLSSSTGPFSGFYQLMGGSESIMSVVDPLNIAALILIGLALFLGLAIRISSLSGIVLLVLYYFAHPPFGASLMASTEGSLYIVNKNMIEALALALLLFLKEKGWGLYALSIFSRKKKENEPITEIGDPGNSRRDAIKNMAAIPALGILGFGALRETQKFGVDTLSGATIKVGGASLKELKGELPKGKIGNHEISRLVAGGNLIGGWAHSRDLQYVPSLFRAYNTEKKIFETLMLAEQAGINTINIGFPTNETMQKYKKLTGSKIKVITQVHPDMENKDYFVNINKAIDFGVDIIQIQGNHCDWLVRDNKLDIIEKMLDHIRSQGYTAGLASHTVDSLIACEEVGIIPDYYMKTMHHDNYWSAHPRENRVPFEVDGKKYADHNRFHDNLFCLYPEKTVEFVERAKVPVMGFKVLAAGAITPEDGFNWAFKNGADFICVGMFDFQVVNDVNITIDTLTNLQGRNREWYG from the coding sequence ATGAACTGGAAAAAGCTTTTTATTACCGTTTTTAGAGTTGCCATTGGCTGGCATTTTTTATACGAAGGACTATCAAAACTTTTAGCCACAAACTGGAGTGCTGCAGGTTATTTATCGAGTTCTACCGGGCCGTTCTCGGGTTTTTACCAATTGATGGGAGGCTCCGAAAGTATAATGAGTGTTGTTGATCCATTAAACATTGCAGCCTTAATTCTCATTGGTCTTGCCCTTTTTTTGGGGTTGGCCATTCGTATTTCTTCACTTTCAGGAATTGTATTGCTGGTTTTGTACTATTTTGCTCATCCGCCTTTTGGTGCTTCGTTAATGGCAAGTACCGAGGGCAGTTTGTACATTGTAAACAAAAATATGATTGAAGCGCTGGCCCTTGCTCTTCTTCTTTTTCTGAAAGAAAAGGGATGGGGACTTTACGCTTTGTCCATTTTTTCAAGGAAGAAAAAAGAGAACGAACCGATAACAGAGATTGGAGATCCGGGCAATTCAAGACGCGATGCCATAAAAAATATGGCAGCCATTCCAGCATTGGGGATTTTGGGTTTTGGTGCTTTGCGCGAAACTCAAAAATTTGGTGTTGATACCCTTTCAGGAGCGACCATAAAAGTTGGAGGTGCAAGTCTGAAAGAGTTAAAAGGCGAGTTGCCAAAAGGGAAAATCGGGAATCACGAGATCAGTCGTTTGGTGGCCGGAGGAAACTTAATCGGTGGTTGGGCACACTCGCGCGACCTGCAATATGTTCCCTCGTTGTTTAGAGCATACAATACCGAGAAAAAGATTTTTGAAACTCTGATGCTGGCTGAACAGGCAGGGATAAATACCATAAATATTGGTTTCCCAACCAACGAAACCATGCAGAAGTACAAGAAACTAACCGGAAGTAAGATCAAGGTAATTACACAGGTGCACCCCGACATGGAAAACAAAGATTACTTTGTAAACATTAATAAAGCCATTGATTTTGGGGTTGATATAATCCAGATACAAGGAAATCATTGCGACTGGCTGGTGCGCGATAATAAATTGGACATCATTGAGAAAATGTTGGATCACATTCGTAGTCAGGGTTACACCGCCGGACTGGCTTCGCATACTGTCGATTCTTTAATTGCCTGCGAAGAAGTTGGTATTATTCCGGATTATTACATGAAAACCATGCACCACGACAATTACTGGTCGGCACACCCGCGCGAAAATCGTGTTCCTTTTGAAGTTGACGGGAAAAAATATGCGGATCACAACCGGTTCCATGATAACCTGTTTTGTTTGTACCCCGAAAAAACGGTTGAATTTGTGGAACGAGCGAAGGTACCTGTTATGGGATTTAAAGTGCTGGCTGCCGGTGCAATTACTCCCGAAGATGGTTTTAACTGGGCCTTTAAAAATGGAGCCGATTTTATTTGTGTGGGGATGTTTGATTTTCAGGTGGTAAACGATGTAAACATCACCATTGATACGCTTACAAATTTGCAGGGACGAAATCGGGAGTGGTACGGATAA
- a CDS encoding cysteate synthase: MSKDFSPTKYILKSFKTGKEFQDAGWTLDAPGESAPTLIRAIYEKKQIDVKDDSWGLYKFADWLPIGRVLEGSSAPVTYKSEGLAKELGLENLWITFSGYWPEKGTNMQTASFKETEAYSVCGRMTDDMNQILVVASAGNTSRAFAKVCSENNIPLLICVPEDNLSALWFDKPLNDCVKLICSKSGSDYFDAIHLSNIVAAMDGFIAEGGAKNVARRDGMATTMLSATTTIGQIPDYYFQAVGSGTGAIAAWEANLRLIEDGRFGSTKMKLMVSQNTPFTPIHDAWKVDSRAMLPLDDQLAREQVEEIVAKVLSNRKPPYPIAGGLYDAMKDAGGAVLLASNDHAAEAGKLFLELEGNDIHPASAIAVATLIEAAQNGTVKKDDLIMLNITGGGEEKFKNGNELFYLKPEIVFDINPNEEEVQEKVSKLF, from the coding sequence ATGAGCAAAGATTTTTCACCCACAAAATATATTCTAAAATCATTTAAAACTGGTAAGGAATTTCAAGACGCCGGCTGGACTCTGGATGCTCCCGGAGAATCAGCACCAACACTAATCAGGGCGATTTACGAAAAAAAACAAATTGATGTAAAAGACGATTCGTGGGGCTTGTACAAATTTGCCGACTGGCTGCCAATTGGAAGAGTTCTGGAAGGTTCGTCGGCTCCGGTAACTTACAAGAGTGAAGGTTTGGCAAAGGAACTTGGTTTGGAGAATCTTTGGATCACATTTAGTGGATACTGGCCCGAAAAAGGCACCAACATGCAAACTGCATCGTTCAAAGAAACCGAAGCTTATTCGGTTTGCGGACGAATGACAGACGACATGAACCAAATTTTAGTGGTTGCTTCTGCAGGAAATACTTCGCGTGCATTTGCAAAAGTATGCTCAGAAAATAACATTCCACTTTTAATATGTGTACCGGAAGACAACCTAAGCGCACTCTGGTTCGACAAGCCATTAAACGACTGTGTAAAATTAATTTGCAGCAAGTCGGGAAGCGACTATTTTGATGCCATTCATTTATCGAATATTGTAGCAGCCATGGATGGTTTTATAGCCGAAGGTGGTGCAAAAAATGTTGCCCGTCGCGATGGAATGGCAACTACAATGTTGTCGGCAACTACAACAATCGGTCAAATTCCTGATTATTATTTTCAGGCAGTTGGAAGCGGAACCGGAGCTATTGCAGCCTGGGAGGCCAACCTGCGTTTGATCGAAGACGGTCGTTTTGGTTCAACAAAAATGAAATTAATGGTGTCGCAAAATACACCGTTCACACCCATTCACGATGCATGGAAAGTAGATTCGCGCGCCATGTTACCACTCGACGACCAACTTGCCCGCGAGCAGGTGGAAGAAATTGTGGCAAAAGTGCTTTCAAATCGCAAACCTCCGTACCCGATTGCCGGCGGATTGTACGATGCAATGAAAGATGCAGGCGGTGCGGTACTTTTAGCAAGCAACGATCATGCAGCCGAAGCCGGTAAACTCTTTTTGGAACTGGAAGGAAACGATATTCACCCCGCATCGGCCATTGCTGTGGCAACATTGATTGAGGCTGCCCAAAATGGCACCGTAAAAAAAGATGACCTGATTATGCTAAACATTACCGGTGGTGGTGAAGAAAAATTCAAAAATGGAAATGAATTGTTCTATCTAAAACCTGAAATTGTTTTCGATATAAATCCGAACGAAGAAGAAGTTCAGGAAAAAGTTTCGAAACTGTTTTAG